Proteins from a genomic interval of Gavia stellata isolate bGavSte3 chromosome 13, bGavSte3.hap2, whole genome shotgun sequence:
- the LOC104258921 gene encoding C2 calcium-dependent domain-containing protein 4C, translated as MWFLEKIRASHENGNLPSSSFLGLPPGQNLPEKARLGAAAFPNVLTPDRIPEFCIPPRLTSSAPVKGTGSHPGHSSEDADLNSSDYSPSSSLPHLIQVESAEEIPALEEESTNSDPQSQAALSLLHFPRAPTSYGFCTLLESPHTRRKESIFHGDPRGALPSLMLSRSRANTCSGRGSMSNPVAISFASVRLPPKHLSLHRQGACDSDTASSSDSSPFSSPLLSRSPPRSCSLIKTQSQEGLLCRALKAKNKSSMARNNSLSTEESSSTDNSPSAIRRASEGLLAMRTFSMSCSPIFPRDLTCSRERLVGESTVVMDKGGMLRLLAEYCSENERLRIRLISAEGLYDDSVEPKNINCCITFSLVPGKTQKQRSTVIKRSRNPIFNEDFFFDGIAEEELYSLSVRMKAMNKGCSMKRDYTLGERELSLMRMLSV; from the coding sequence ATGTGGTTCTTGGAAAAGATCAGAGCGTCACATGAAAATGGAAACCTCCCTAGCTCCTCCTTCCTGGGATTGCCACCTGGCCAAAACCTGCCTGAAAAAGCCCGACTGGGGGCTGCTGCTTTTCCGAATGTGCTCACCCCTGACAGAATCCCTGAATTCTGCATTCCCCCCAGGCTGACCAGCTCTGCCCCTGTTAAGGGCACTGGCTCACACCCAGGCCACAGTTCAGAGGATGCAGATCTTAATTCTTCTGATTACAGCCCCAGCTCTTCTTTGCCACATCTCATTCAGGTGGAAAGTGCTGAAGAGATCCCAGCCCTGGAGGAAGAAAGCACCAACTCAGACCCACAGTCCCAAGCAGCACTCTCCCTGCTTCACTTTCCCAGAGCCCCCACTTCCTATGGCTTCTGCACCTTGCTGGAGAGCCCCCACACCAGGAGAAAGGAGTCCATCTTCCATGGTGACCCACGTGGTGCTCTGCCCAGCCTGATGCTGTCTCGATCCCGAGCTAACACATGCAGTGGCAGAGGGAGTATGTCTAATCCCGTTGCTATCAGCTTTGCTTCTGTGAGGCTGCCTCCCAAGCATCTCTCGCTGCACAGGCAAGGTGCCTGTGATAGTGATACTGCCTCTTCCAGCGATTCCTCTCCTTTCAGTTCTCCGCTTCTCAGCAGGTCACCTCCCAGATCCTGCTCCCTGATCAAAACACAGAGTCAGGAGGGATTGCTCTGCCGGGCGCTGAAAGCCAAGAACAAATCCAGCATGGCCAGGAACAATTCTCTCTCTACAGAGGAGAGCAGCTCCACTGATAACAGCCCCAGTGCCATCAGGCGAGCCTCAGAGGGCCTGCTTGCCATGCGGACCTTTAGCATGTCCTGTTCGCCCATCTTTCCCCGGGATCTGACCTGCAGCCGGGAGAGACTAGTGGGAGAGAGCACTGTGGTAATGGACAAGGGAGGCATGTTGAGGCTATTGGCTGAATATtgctcagaaaatgaaaggctgCGGATCCGCCTGATCAGTGCAGAGGGTTTATATGATGACTCTGTAGAGCCCAAAAACATAAACTGCTGTATCACCTTCTCCCTGGTGCCAGGGAAAACACAGAAGCAGAGAAGCACTGTTataaagagaagcagaaatcccATCTTCAATGAGGACTTCTTTTTTGATGGCATTGCAGAAGAAGAGCTTTACAGCCTTTCTGTAAGGATGAAAGCAATGAATAAAGGGTGCAGTATGAAACGGGATTATACCTTAGGAGAACGGGAGTTGTCTTTAATGCGTATGTTGTCAGTGTAA